Proteins found in one Prochlorothrix hollandica PCC 9006 = CALU 1027 genomic segment:
- a CDS encoding DUF4033 domain-containing protein has product MNAPETYRNNWLDRLFIWFFSRQMAAAMGIAAPQRGYDGFVELSQEMMQGRNAQAQQDLVTIVLRSLIPAPVLQGVRHFFSPSQWVCELNAWFATLLFEWLVGPCEVRPVEVTDSTGALRTQRSGVHIQKCRYLDQSRCVSLCINLCKVPTQNFFTQDFGIPVTLTPNFEDFSCEMVFGQVPPPLETEPYYNQPCLANPPDAANKAAKPCPGLRN; this is encoded by the coding sequence ATGAATGCTCCTGAAACTTACCGCAATAATTGGCTCGATCGTCTGTTTATTTGGTTCTTTAGCCGCCAAATGGCAGCAGCCATGGGTATAGCCGCACCACAACGGGGTTATGACGGATTTGTGGAACTGTCTCAGGAAATGATGCAGGGCCGCAATGCCCAGGCCCAGCAGGACTTAGTGACGATCGTTCTGCGATCCCTCATCCCAGCCCCCGTATTACAGGGAGTGCGCCATTTCTTCTCCCCTAGTCAATGGGTTTGCGAACTCAATGCCTGGTTTGCCACCCTGTTATTTGAGTGGTTAGTGGGTCCCTGCGAGGTGCGACCCGTCGAAGTTACCGACTCAACGGGAGCCTTGCGCACCCAGCGCAGTGGAGTTCACATCCAGAAATGTCGCTACCTCGACCAAAGCCGTTGCGTTAGCCTCTGCATTAATCTGTGCAAGGTGCCCACCCAAAACTTTTTTACCCAGGACTTTGGTATCCCCGTCACCCTCACCCCCAACTTTGAAGACTTCAGTTGCGAGATGGTCTTTGGACAGGTTCCCCCACCCCTGGAAACCGAACCCTACTACAATCAACCCTGCTTAGCAAATCCCCCTGATGCAGCGAATAAAGCCGCAAAACCCTGCCCCGGTCTCCGCAATTAG
- a CDS encoding GIY-YIG nuclease family protein: MTAPYPSLQSLDFIPYVDSEGVIPEDLFQGKVGVYGIFDADQSLCYVGLSRDIYASLRQHLVRRPHQCHWLKFQTLDRPNRTVLEGTRQQWIDENGAVPLGNGAEEAHWTQAIDAKAQMTPEEQAAVAAADDLGRSNLLRDVSRRVEAEIFAILAARGVTLKFRFDPKLKEQGLLNLKA, from the coding sequence ATGACTGCCCCTTACCCCTCCCTCCAGAGCCTTGATTTTATCCCCTATGTGGACTCCGAAGGAGTCATCCCAGAAGACCTATTCCAGGGGAAAGTGGGGGTTTATGGCATTTTCGATGCGGATCAGTCCCTCTGTTATGTGGGCCTATCGCGGGATATTTATGCCAGCTTGCGGCAGCATTTAGTGCGCCGTCCCCACCAGTGCCATTGGCTGAAATTTCAAACCCTCGATCGCCCCAACCGCACTGTTTTAGAGGGCACCCGGCAGCAGTGGATCGATGAGAATGGGGCTGTTCCCCTGGGCAATGGAGCAGAGGAAGCCCACTGGACCCAGGCGATCGATGCCAAAGCCCAAATGACCCCAGAAGAACAAGCAGCGGTGGCAGCAGCCGATGATTTAGGCCGATCGAATCTGTTGCGGGATGTATCGCGGCGGGTAGAAGCAGAAATTTTTGCTATCTTGGCAGCACGGGGGGTAACCTTAAAATTTCGCTTTGACCCCAAACTGAAGGAACAAGGGCTACTGAATCTTAAAGCCTAA
- a CDS encoding ABC transporter ATP-binding protein, with protein sequence MPFQPILQPTFQPILQPILQPTLQPTLSLAPHSLLNPMPQAILSLHGVVKDFPGAILPAVDNVHINLYPGELLGLLGPSGCGKTTLLRLIAGFEQPQAGRIFLADREIACPNCNLPPERRGVGMVFQDYALFPHLTVAQNIAFGLKQQKGWRRSGLQQRVLEVMTLASLEGLHKRYPHELSGGQQQRVALARALAPNPSLILLDEPLSNLDVQVRLRLRQELRTILKKAGTSAVLVTHDQEEALSVCDRVAVMRQGRVEQIATPQDLYDQPATRFVAEFVTQANFIPAQRLLQSWKTEFGTIYLAEPGVDLEDGVDLMLRQEDLRLELDPQGIAVVRDRQFLGREQRYSLVTESGLELVARVALSQTLEVGDRVAVTFDPQVVKVFRRNNQPLAVVADRSPRSPLPVLAAS encoded by the coding sequence ATGCCGTTCCAGCCCATCTTGCAGCCCACGTTTCAGCCCATCTTGCAGCCCATCTTGCAGCCCACCTTACAGCCCACCTTGAGCCTTGCCCCCCATTCCCTGTTAAACCCTATGCCCCAAGCCATTTTGTCCCTCCATGGCGTTGTTAAAGACTTCCCCGGTGCCATTCTCCCCGCTGTTGATAACGTCCACATTAATTTATACCCTGGGGAGTTGCTGGGGTTGCTGGGTCCCTCTGGTTGCGGTAAAACCACCCTGCTGCGCCTCATTGCTGGGTTTGAACAACCCCAGGCAGGGCGTATTTTTTTGGCCGATCGGGAAATCGCCTGCCCCAACTGTAACCTGCCCCCAGAGCGGCGCGGGGTGGGCATGGTCTTCCAGGATTATGCCCTGTTTCCCCATTTAACCGTGGCCCAAAATATTGCCTTTGGCCTGAAGCAACAAAAGGGTTGGCGGCGATCGGGCCTGCAACAGCGGGTGCTGGAGGTGATGACCCTGGCCAGCTTGGAAGGGCTACACAAGCGCTATCCCCATGAACTGTCCGGTGGGCAACAACAGCGGGTGGCCCTGGCCCGTGCCCTGGCCCCCAACCCTAGTCTGATTTTGTTGGATGAACCCCTGAGCAATTTAGATGTGCAGGTGCGGTTGCGGTTGCGCCAAGAACTGCGCACTATTCTCAAAAAAGCGGGCACCTCGGCGGTACTAGTGACCCATGACCAGGAAGAGGCGTTGTCGGTGTGCGATCGGGTGGCCGTCATGCGCCAGGGCCGGGTGGAACAGATTGCCACCCCCCAAGACCTCTATGATCAACCGGCTACGCGGTTTGTGGCGGAATTTGTGACCCAAGCCAACTTTATCCCGGCCCAGCGGCTGTTGCAGTCTTGGAAAACGGAATTTGGCACCATCTATCTAGCGGAGCCAGGGGTTGATTTGGAGGATGGGGTGGATTTGATGCTGCGCCAGGAAGACCTACGGCTGGAACTGGATCCCCAGGGTATTGCGGTGGTGCGCGATCGCCAGTTTTTGGGACGGGAACAACGTTATAGTTTGGTGACCGAATCGGGGTTGGAGTTGGTGGCGCGGGTGGCCCTCAGCCAAACCTTAGAGGTGGGCGATCGGGTGGCAGTCACCTTTGATCCCCAGGTCGTAAAGGTATTCCGCCGTAATAATCAACCCCTGGCCGTGGTGGCCGATCGCTCCCCTCGCTCCCCCTTGCCGGTTCTGGCTGCATCCTAG